One Comamonas sp. 26 genomic region harbors:
- a CDS encoding branched-chain amino acid ABC transporter permease, translating into MDILLQQIINGLVLGSMYALIALGYTMVYGIIQLINFAHGEVLMVGALTSWSCIGLMQEAMPYLPGWLMLLISAIIACVVAASLNFVIEKVAYRPLRSSPRLAPLITAIGVSILLQTLAMIIWKPNYKAYPTLLSSTPYEIGTAVITPTQILVLVVTALALATLMYLVNYTKLGRAMRATAENPRVASLMGVKPDMVISATFIIGAVLAAIAGILYASNYGTAHHTMGFLPGLKAFTAAVFGGIGNLAGAVVGGLLLGLIESIGSGYIGDLTGGVLGSQYTDIFAFVVLIIILTLRPSGLLGERVADRA; encoded by the coding sequence ATGGATATCTTGCTGCAACAGATCATCAATGGTCTGGTGTTGGGCAGCATGTACGCCTTGATAGCCTTGGGCTACACCATGGTGTACGGCATCATTCAGCTGATTAACTTTGCCCACGGTGAAGTGCTGATGGTGGGAGCTTTAACTAGTTGGAGCTGCATCGGTCTGATGCAGGAAGCCATGCCTTATCTGCCGGGCTGGCTCATGCTTTTGATATCCGCCATCATTGCCTGCGTGGTGGCTGCATCGCTGAACTTCGTGATCGAAAAAGTGGCCTACCGCCCGCTGCGCAGCAGCCCGCGCCTTGCGCCGCTGATTACGGCCATTGGCGTCTCCATCCTGCTGCAGACGCTGGCCATGATCATCTGGAAGCCTAACTACAAGGCTTACCCCACATTGCTTTCCAGCACGCCTTATGAAATTGGCACAGCGGTGATTACGCCCACGCAGATTCTGGTGCTGGTGGTCACGGCTCTGGCACTGGCTACGCTGATGTACTTGGTGAACTACACAAAGCTGGGCCGCGCCATGCGCGCCACGGCCGAGAACCCGCGTGTGGCTTCGCTGATGGGTGTGAAGCCGGACATGGTGATCTCTGCCACCTTCATCATCGGTGCGGTGCTGGCGGCCATTGCAGGTATTTTGTATGCCTCCAACTATGGCACGGCGCACCACACCATGGGCTTCTTGCCGGGTCTGAAGGCGTTTACGGCAGCGGTATTTGGCGGTATCGGCAACTTGGCCGGTGCGGTGGTTGGTGGCCTGCTGCTGGGGCTGATTGAGTCCATAGGCTCGGGCTATATCGGCGATCTGACGGGCGGGGTTCTGGGTAGCCAGTACACCGACATCTTTGCCTTCGTCGTGCTCATCATCATCCTGACGCTGCGTCCTTCGGGTCTGCTGGGTGAGCGTGTGGCTGATCGAGCCTGA
- a CDS encoding ABC transporter ATP-binding protein: MKNKKILSWVLGGIGLLVLPFILQYFGNAWVRIADLALLYVMLALGLNIVVGYAGLLDLGYVAFYAVGAYMFALMASPHLAETFEGFAAMFPDGLHTSIWLVIPLGMLIAACAGVLLGLPVLRLRGDYLAIVTLGFGEIIRIFVNNLDQPVNITNGPKGIGQIDSVKVFGFDLAKRHEFFGFDVASVTMYYYLFLVLVLFTVLICYRLQDSRIGRAWMAIREDEIAAKAMGINVRNMKLLAFGMGASFGGVSGAMFAAFQGFVSPESFSLMESVMIVAMVVLGGLGHIPGVILGAVLLSALPEALRYVAGPLQEMTGGRLDASILRQLLIALAMIVIMLMRPRGLWPTPERAKNLDHVS, from the coding sequence ATGAAAAACAAAAAGATACTTTCCTGGGTTTTAGGTGGCATTGGCCTGCTGGTGTTGCCATTCATCCTGCAGTACTTTGGCAACGCATGGGTGCGTATTGCCGATTTGGCCCTGCTTTACGTGATGTTGGCGCTGGGCCTGAACATCGTGGTGGGCTACGCCGGTCTGCTGGACTTGGGCTATGTGGCCTTCTATGCCGTGGGCGCGTATATGTTTGCGCTGATGGCATCGCCTCATCTGGCTGAGACTTTTGAGGGGTTCGCGGCCATGTTCCCGGACGGGCTGCACACCTCTATCTGGCTGGTTATTCCGCTAGGCATGCTGATTGCAGCGTGTGCAGGGGTGTTGCTGGGGCTGCCAGTGCTGCGGCTGCGCGGGGACTATCTGGCCATCGTGACGCTGGGCTTTGGCGAGATCATCCGCATCTTCGTGAACAACCTGGATCAGCCCGTCAACATCACCAATGGCCCCAAAGGCATTGGTCAGATCGACTCGGTCAAGGTCTTTGGCTTTGACCTGGCCAAGCGCCACGAGTTTTTTGGTTTTGATGTGGCATCGGTCACGATGTACTACTACCTGTTTCTGGTGCTGGTGCTGTTCACGGTGCTGATTTGCTACCGCCTGCAGGACTCGCGTATTGGCCGTGCCTGGATGGCGATTCGTGAAGATGAAATCGCCGCCAAGGCCATGGGTATCAATGTGCGCAACATGAAGCTGCTGGCCTTTGGCATGGGCGCATCGTTTGGCGGTGTGTCCGGGGCCATGTTCGCTGCTTTTCAGGGCTTCGTCTCGCCAGAGTCGTTCAGCCTTATGGAGTCCGTCATGATCGTCGCCATGGTGGTTCTCGGTGGTCTGGGCCATATCCCCGGCGTGATTTTGGGGGCGGTTCTGCTCTCGGCCTTGCCCGAGGCGCTGCGCTATGTGGCTGGCCCTCTGCAGGAGATGACGGGCGGGCGGCTAGACGCCTCCATCCTGCGCCAGTTGCTGATTGCGCTGGCCATGATCGTCATCATGCTCATGCGTCCACGCGGGCTGTGGCCCACGCCAGAGCGCGCCAAAAACCTGGACCATGTGTCCTGA